From a single Kitasatospora sp. NBC_00458 genomic region:
- a CDS encoding (2Fe-2S)-binding protein has product MRRTPADLVRAEPGPAHTIEFDGRPVPALPGQTIAAALWADGVLAWRTTRVGGKPRGAFCGIGACYDCLATVDGQPNQRTCLLPAEPGTTVTTQEGHGRADLAV; this is encoded by the coding sequence ATGCGCCGTACCCCCGCCGACCTGGTCCGGGCCGAACCCGGGCCCGCGCACACCATCGAGTTCGACGGGCGGCCCGTGCCCGCGCTGCCCGGGCAGACGATCGCCGCCGCGCTCTGGGCCGACGGCGTCCTCGCCTGGCGCACCACCCGGGTCGGCGGGAAGCCGCGCGGCGCGTTCTGCGGGATCGGCGCCTGCTACGACTGCCTGGCCACCGTCGACGGGCAGCCCAACCAGCGCACCTGTCTGCTGCCGGCCGAGCCCGGTACCACCGTCACCACCCAGGAGGGCCACGGCCGTGCCGACCTCGCCGTCTGA
- a CDS encoding NAD(P)/FAD-dependent oxidoreductase, with the protein MSHSQRLLPDVVVVGAGVVGAACAYYAARAGLAVTVVDRGPVAGGTTGAGEGNLLVSDKEPGPELDLALYSTRLWREIADELGTAVEYEPKGGLVVAATPARQDALRAFAAAQTAVGVASEEIPGERLRELEPHLAPGLAGGFLYPQDAQVQPALAAAHLLRAARAAGARLYTGETVRAVRLGTGGEVLGVETDRRRLDAPAVINAAGTWGGELATLAGVHLPVLPRRGFVLVTEPLPRIVRRKVYAADYVADVASGSAALQTSAVVEGTPGGPVLIGASRERVGFDRTLSVEVVHRLAAQAAALFPVLAGVNVMRAYRGFRPYLPDHLPAIGADPRVPGLYHACGHEGAGIGLAPATGLLIAGQLTGKEPELDLAPFRADRFPVADGPS; encoded by the coding sequence GTGTCCCACTCCCAGAGACTCCTCCCCGACGTCGTGGTGGTCGGCGCCGGTGTCGTCGGCGCCGCCTGCGCGTACTACGCCGCGCGGGCCGGCCTCGCCGTCACCGTCGTCGACCGCGGCCCGGTCGCGGGCGGAACCACCGGCGCCGGCGAGGGCAACCTGCTGGTCTCCGACAAGGAGCCCGGCCCCGAGCTCGACCTCGCGCTGTACTCCACCCGGCTCTGGCGCGAGATCGCCGACGAGCTCGGCACCGCCGTCGAGTACGAGCCCAAGGGCGGCCTCGTGGTCGCCGCCACGCCGGCCCGGCAGGACGCCCTGCGCGCCTTCGCCGCCGCCCAGACCGCGGTGGGCGTCGCCTCCGAGGAGATCCCCGGCGAGCGGCTGCGCGAGCTGGAGCCGCACCTCGCCCCCGGGCTGGCCGGCGGGTTCCTCTACCCGCAGGACGCCCAGGTCCAGCCCGCGCTGGCCGCCGCCCACCTGCTGCGGGCCGCCCGCGCGGCCGGCGCCCGGCTGTACACCGGCGAGACCGTCCGGGCGGTCCGGCTGGGGACCGGCGGCGAGGTGCTCGGCGTCGAGACCGACCGCAGGCGGCTGGACGCGCCCGCGGTGATCAACGCCGCCGGCACCTGGGGCGGCGAGCTCGCCACGCTGGCCGGCGTCCACCTGCCGGTGCTGCCGCGGCGCGGCTTCGTCCTGGTGACCGAGCCGCTGCCGCGGATCGTCCGGCGGAAGGTCTACGCCGCCGACTACGTCGCCGACGTGGCCAGCGGATCGGCCGCGCTGCAGACCTCGGCGGTGGTCGAGGGGACCCCGGGCGGACCGGTGCTGATCGGTGCCAGCCGCGAGCGGGTCGGCTTCGACCGGACCCTCTCGGTGGAGGTCGTGCACCGGCTGGCCGCGCAGGCGGCCGCGCTGTTCCCGGTCCTGGCCGGGGTGAACGTGATGCGCGCCTACCGGGGGTTCCGGCCGTACCTGCCCGACCACCTGCCGGCGATCGGAGCCGACCCGCGGGTGCCGGGGCTCTACCACGCCTGCGGCCACGAGGGCGCCGGAATCGGGCTGGCCCCGGCCACCGGGCTGCTGATCGCCGGGCAGCTCACCGGCAAGGAGCCCGAGCTGGACCTCGCGCCGTTCCGCGCCGACCGGTTCCCGGTGGCCGATGGCCCCTCGTGA
- the tatC gene encoding twin-arginine translocase subunit TatC, which yields MALADHLRELRNRVVKSVLAIVVFTIVALIFHKQIESFLLKPLPQCTPDVIKETKGRCAQVSTIGLTAGFNWMLKVALTAGVVATVPVWLYQLWAFVAPGLHKHERKYTVIFMTCGAPLFLAGVGLAVLLLPMTIEVLISFTPDDTTPILPPGDYFDIATRLVLVFGLAFEFPLLLVMLNMVGVVTGKRLLGWWRGMVMGITVFAAFATPSADPLSMLALAAPIWGLYFIAVGIAMLNDRRKARRNPDLALDDEEASNLDLSVAPVAGAEAIEASGTPSASAAVPAARHEQMDDIT from the coding sequence ATGGCCCTCGCCGACCATCTGCGGGAACTGCGGAACCGCGTGGTCAAGTCGGTCCTGGCGATCGTGGTGTTCACGATCGTCGCGCTGATCTTCCACAAGCAGATCGAGTCGTTCCTGCTCAAGCCGCTGCCCCAGTGCACCCCCGACGTCATCAAGGAGACCAAGGGCCGGTGCGCCCAGGTCTCGACCATCGGTCTGACCGCGGGCTTCAACTGGATGCTGAAGGTCGCCCTGACGGCGGGTGTGGTCGCCACCGTGCCGGTCTGGCTGTACCAGCTCTGGGCCTTCGTGGCGCCCGGTCTGCACAAGCACGAGCGCAAGTACACGGTCATCTTCATGACGTGCGGCGCGCCGCTGTTCCTGGCGGGTGTCGGCCTGGCGGTGCTGCTGCTGCCGATGACCATCGAGGTGCTGATCTCGTTCACCCCGGACGACACCACGCCGATCCTCCCGCCCGGTGACTACTTCGACATCGCCACCCGGCTGGTGCTGGTCTTCGGCCTGGCCTTCGAGTTCCCGCTGCTGCTGGTGATGCTCAACATGGTGGGCGTCGTCACCGGCAAGCGGCTGCTCGGCTGGTGGCGCGGCATGGTGATGGGCATCACCGTCTTCGCCGCCTTCGCCACCCCCAGCGCCGACCCGCTGAGCATGCTGGCGCTGGCCGCGCCGATCTGGGGCCTGTACTTCATCGCGGTGGGCATCGCGATGCTGAACGACCGGCGCAAGGCCCGCCGCAACCCGGACCTCGCCCTGGACGACGAGGAGGCGTCGAACCTCGACCTGTCGGTGGCGCCGGTGGCCGGGGCCGAGGCGATCGAGGCCTCCGGCACGCCGAGTGCCTCCGCGGCCGTGCCGGCCGCCCGGCACGAGCAGATGGACGACATCACCTGA
- the tatA gene encoding Sec-independent protein translocase subunit TatA: MRISPIAILVVVVIAILLFGAKRLPDLARSLGQSMRILKSETKAMRSDGTADAPGQPAQAQPAPAVADGGAARTIQAAPGASATARPVAEQPSGQSAGASAADGGRAH; this comes from the coding sequence ATGCGGATCTCGCCGATCGCGATTCTGGTGGTCGTGGTCATTGCCATTCTGCTCTTCGGCGCCAAGCGGCTGCCCGATCTGGCGCGTTCGCTCGGCCAGTCGATGCGGATCCTGAAGAGCGAGACCAAGGCGATGCGCTCGGACGGCACGGCCGACGCCCCGGGGCAGCCCGCCCAGGCGCAGCCCGCGCCGGCGGTGGCCGACGGCGGTGCGGCCAGGACCATCCAGGCCGCGCCGGGGGCGTCCGCGACCGCCCGGCCGGTCGCCGAGCAGCCCTCGGGACAGTCCGCGGGCGCGTCCGCGGCCGACGGCGGCCGGGCGCACTGA
- a CDS encoding helix-turn-helix transcriptional regulator: MSNAIDQTRRMLSLVTYLRERPGAEVAEVARAFGITERELIGDLNVLPMCGTSFRGGDLLDIDTDGERIWWHNVDDVAQPLRLAADEATALLVAARAVAGLPGLRAGDREALTRAVAKIENAAGESAEGSARVGVTFEAESHVFADIDRALSEGRRLWLRYYSHGRGGMTEREVDPIRLLTEGHTYLEAWCRTSEDHRMFRLDRVAEIRVLDVPADPPKREPRDLSGGLVNPSADDPEVVVEVSSGGRWVAEYYTHDRAEELPDGGLRITLRSADPSQLRPLALRLGRDGRIVSPPELAGQARAAAQEALAHYGEGLV, encoded by the coding sequence ATGAGCAACGCGATCGACCAGACCCGGCGGATGCTCTCGCTGGTCACCTACCTGCGCGAGCGCCCCGGCGCCGAGGTGGCCGAGGTCGCCCGCGCGTTCGGCATCACCGAGCGCGAGCTGATCGGCGACCTCAACGTGCTGCCGATGTGCGGGACCAGCTTCCGCGGCGGCGACCTGCTCGACATCGACACCGACGGCGAGCGGATCTGGTGGCACAACGTCGACGACGTCGCCCAGCCGCTGCGGCTGGCCGCCGACGAGGCGACCGCGCTGCTGGTGGCCGCCCGCGCGGTGGCCGGGCTGCCCGGTCTGCGGGCCGGCGACCGGGAGGCGCTCACCCGGGCCGTCGCCAAGATCGAGAACGCGGCCGGGGAGAGCGCCGAGGGCAGCGCCCGGGTCGGCGTCACCTTCGAGGCCGAGAGCCACGTCTTCGCCGACATCGACCGCGCGCTCAGCGAGGGCCGGCGGCTCTGGCTGCGCTACTACTCGCACGGGCGCGGCGGCATGACCGAGCGCGAGGTCGACCCGATCCGGCTGCTCACCGAGGGCCACACCTACCTGGAGGCCTGGTGCCGGACCTCCGAGGACCACCGGATGTTCCGGCTCGACCGGGTCGCCGAGATCCGGGTGCTGGACGTCCCCGCCGACCCGCCCAAGCGCGAGCCGCGCGACCTCTCGGGCGGCCTGGTCAACCCCTCGGCCGACGACCCCGAGGTGGTGGTCGAGGTCTCCTCCGGCGGCCGCTGGGTCGCCGAGTACTACACCCACGACCGGGCCGAGGAACTGCCCGACGGCGGGCTGCGGATCACCCTGCGCAGCGCCGACCCCTCGCAGCTGCGCCCGCTCGCACTCCGGCTGGGCCGGGACGGGCGGATCGTCTCCCCGCCGGAGCTCGCCGGGCAGGCGCGCGCGGCGGCGCAGGAGGCGCTGGCCCACTACGGGGAGGGGCTGGTCTGA
- a CDS encoding helix-turn-helix transcriptional regulator, which translates to MAIAKAERLMNLALCLMNTRRPLSKKELRESIEAYREAWQNSSEEAFNRMFERDKDDLRELGLVIDVDENALDGELGYLARADRNRLPEIALDAEEAAALTLAARVWQQAKMSGAASGALQKLRAAGVPFTETEGRPALEPRIPAREAAFEPLLTAARDRRPVTFEYRKAGAAAAEQRSVEPWALECWRGHWYLAGWDRDREDARVFRLSRITGKVRARSGAFLGTVPEHVDVRATVAKFAGEGATATAVVRVRRGAGFPLRTKALSTRGSDGGWDELEIPYGNGLGADLAEFGPDVLVVGPEELRADVIDRLRAVAGTVVEGVRA; encoded by the coding sequence ATGGCGATCGCCAAGGCAGAGCGGCTGATGAATCTCGCCCTGTGCCTGATGAACACCAGACGTCCGCTCTCCAAGAAGGAGCTGCGGGAATCCATCGAGGCGTATCGCGAGGCCTGGCAGAACAGCAGCGAGGAAGCCTTCAACCGGATGTTCGAGCGGGACAAGGACGACCTGCGCGAACTCGGACTGGTCATCGACGTCGACGAGAACGCCCTCGACGGCGAACTGGGCTACCTCGCCCGCGCCGACCGGAACCGGCTGCCGGAGATCGCCCTCGACGCCGAGGAGGCCGCCGCGCTCACCCTCGCCGCCAGGGTCTGGCAGCAGGCCAAGATGTCCGGCGCCGCCAGCGGTGCGCTGCAGAAGCTCCGCGCGGCCGGCGTCCCGTTCACCGAGACCGAGGGCCGGCCCGCCCTGGAGCCGCGGATCCCGGCCCGGGAGGCCGCGTTCGAGCCGCTGCTCACCGCCGCCCGGGACCGCCGCCCGGTCACCTTCGAGTACCGCAAGGCCGGCGCCGCCGCCGCCGAGCAGCGCAGCGTCGAGCCGTGGGCGCTGGAGTGCTGGCGCGGCCACTGGTACCTGGCCGGCTGGGACCGCGACCGGGAGGACGCCCGGGTCTTCCGGCTCAGCCGGATCACCGGCAAGGTGCGCGCCCGCTCGGGCGCCTTCCTGGGCACCGTGCCCGAGCACGTGGACGTCCGGGCCACCGTCGCCAAGTTCGCCGGCGAGGGGGCCACCGCCACGGCCGTGGTGCGGGTCCGCCGCGGCGCCGGGTTCCCGCTGCGCACCAAGGCGCTCTCCACCCGGGGCTCCGACGGGGGCTGGGACGAACTGGAGATCCCGTACGGCAACGGGCTCGGCGCCGACCTGGCGGAGTTCGGGCCGGACGTGCTGGTGGTCGGGCCGGAGGAGCTGCGGGCCGACGTGATCGACCGGCTGCGCGCGGTGGCCGGCACTGTGGTGGAGGGTGTGCGGGCATGA
- a CDS encoding FKBP-type peptidyl-prolyl cis-trans isomerase — protein sequence MRRGTVSKPEIDFPVGDPPADLQIRDITVGTGEEAKPGQVVEVHYVGVTFATGEEFDASWNRGSSFKFPLGGGRVIKGWDQGVAGMKVGGRRELVIPPHLAYGNQSPSPLIPAGSTLIFVVDLLSV from the coding sequence GTGAGAAGAGGCACAGTGAGCAAGCCTGAGATCGACTTCCCGGTCGGCGACCCGCCGGCCGACCTCCAGATCCGCGACATCACCGTCGGCACCGGTGAGGAGGCCAAGCCCGGCCAGGTCGTCGAGGTGCACTACGTCGGCGTGACCTTCGCGACCGGCGAGGAGTTCGACGCCAGCTGGAACCGCGGCTCGTCCTTCAAGTTCCCGCTCGGTGGCGGCCGCGTCATCAAGGGCTGGGACCAGGGCGTCGCCGGCATGAAGGTCGGCGGCCGCCGCGAGCTGGTCATCCCGCCGCACCTGGCCTACGGCAACCAGTCGCCGTCGCCGCTCATCCCGGCGGGCTCGACCCTGATCTTCGTGGTCGACCTGCTGTCCGTCTGA
- a CDS encoding FKBP-type peptidyl-prolyl cis-trans isomerase → MSEKASSPGGAGTANGNSAGDPADSRPGGPLPGDGESIVVPPSILKQQAGWAQPGEAPRPAGGTKTDDTPQIFASTVRRQDTSEAGYDENPGNVGKLGVILGTVLSVLLIGSAVTLYLVNKDDSSDSAAAKPDAAKSAPATPTAEPVPPIKDSAKVLPTVTGEFGKKATIEVPAEQADGNFVVKVLSEGTGPKVEKNSWTSVDYTGKDWNTGKDIPSSYDEKGKPQIFQAGTDALIPALDQAVVGKKAGSRLLVVAPPAAAFGAQGNPSMSIGAKDNLVFVIDIRNSNAPDSVVSGTVTPPPADFPQVKDNGKKPADITPVAGAADPTELKSHVLIKGEGRKVEKGEKILVQYTGALFKDGKVFDSSLSKGQAFSFPLGGGQVIAGWDQGLEGQTIGSRVELVIPASLGYKDQAQGDIPANSTLVFVVDILDAGQG, encoded by the coding sequence ATGTCTGAGAAAGCGTCGAGCCCGGGCGGAGCCGGCACCGCGAACGGAAACTCCGCCGGTGACCCGGCAGACTCGCGGCCCGGTGGCCCGCTTCCGGGTGACGGCGAGTCGATCGTCGTACCGCCGTCGATCCTGAAGCAGCAGGCCGGCTGGGCCCAGCCCGGCGAGGCCCCGCGGCCGGCGGGCGGGACGAAGACCGACGACACCCCGCAGATCTTCGCGTCGACCGTGCGCCGCCAGGACACCTCCGAGGCCGGGTACGACGAGAACCCGGGGAACGTCGGGAAGCTGGGTGTGATCCTCGGCACGGTGCTGTCCGTGCTGCTGATCGGCAGCGCCGTCACGCTGTACCTGGTGAACAAGGACGACTCGTCGGACTCCGCCGCCGCCAAGCCGGACGCGGCCAAGAGCGCGCCGGCCACGCCGACCGCCGAGCCGGTCCCGCCGATCAAGGACAGCGCCAAGGTGCTGCCGACCGTCACCGGCGAGTTCGGCAAGAAGGCCACCATCGAGGTCCCCGCCGAGCAGGCGGACGGCAACTTCGTGGTGAAGGTCCTCTCCGAGGGCACCGGCCCCAAGGTCGAGAAGAACTCCTGGACCTCGGTCGACTACACCGGCAAGGACTGGAACACCGGCAAGGACATCCCCTCCTCGTACGACGAGAAGGGCAAGCCGCAGATCTTCCAGGCCGGCACCGACGCGCTGATCCCGGCGCTCGACCAGGCCGTGGTCGGCAAGAAGGCCGGCAGCCGGCTCCTGGTGGTGGCCCCGCCGGCCGCCGCCTTCGGCGCCCAGGGCAACCCGAGCATGTCGATCGGCGCGAAGGACAACCTGGTCTTCGTCATCGACATCCGCAACAGCAACGCCCCGGACTCCGTGGTCAGCGGTACCGTGACCCCGCCGCCCGCGGACTTCCCGCAGGTCAAGGACAACGGCAAGAAGCCGGCCGACATCACCCCGGTGGCCGGCGCGGCCGACCCGACCGAGCTGAAGTCCCACGTCCTGATCAAGGGCGAGGGCCGCAAGGTCGAGAAGGGCGAGAAGATCCTCGTCCAGTACACCGGCGCGCTGTTCAAGGACGGCAAGGTCTTCGACTCCTCGCTGAGCAAGGGCCAGGCGTTCTCGTTCCCGCTCGGCGGCGGACAGGTCATCGCCGGCTGGGACCAGGGCCTGGAGGGCCAGACCATCGGCAGCCGCGTCGAGCTGGTCATCCCGGCCTCGCTGGGCTACAAGGACCAGGCCCAGGGCGACATCCCGGCCAACTCCACGCTGGTCTTCGTGGTCGACATCCTCGACGCCGGTCAGGGCTGA
- a CDS encoding FKBP-type peptidyl-prolyl cis-trans isomerase: MRRTAGLLLTLPLLLAVACSSSTEPASPATPSASPTAAPTVPTPVNEAPPMPTLSGGGFGSKATITLPEGQPSGQFVVNTVSEGDRSTVNKGDWVTVNYTAKDWTTGKDLPSSYDAGGKPQLYQAGSGQLVPAFDQSVIGKKVGSRLLVVAPPAAAFGTQGSTQLGVGPGDTVVFVLDIMESLPPDSTLSGTMTQPPATMPQVKDNGKAAVTITVPPGQAPPTELQQAVLIKGEGKQVKEGQTLVVQYTGVLWSNGQQFDSSWSHGGAQALQIGTGSVIEGWDKGLVGQNVGSRVELVVPPALGYKDQAQGAVPPNSTLVFVIDILEAV; this comes from the coding sequence GTGCGCCGCACCGCCGGGTTGCTTCTCACCCTGCCCCTGCTGCTGGCGGTGGCCTGCAGCAGCTCCACCGAACCCGCGAGCCCGGCCACGCCGTCGGCGTCGCCCACCGCCGCGCCCACCGTGCCGACCCCGGTGAACGAGGCCCCGCCGATGCCGACGCTGTCCGGCGGCGGCTTCGGGAGCAAGGCCACCATCACCCTCCCCGAGGGCCAGCCCAGCGGCCAGTTCGTGGTGAACACCGTCAGCGAGGGGGACCGGTCGACCGTCAACAAGGGCGACTGGGTCACGGTCAACTACACCGCGAAGGACTGGACCACCGGCAAGGACCTGCCCAGCTCGTACGACGCGGGCGGCAAGCCGCAGCTCTACCAGGCCGGCAGCGGGCAGCTGGTGCCGGCCTTCGACCAGAGCGTGATCGGCAAGAAGGTCGGCAGCCGGCTGCTGGTGGTGGCCCCGCCGGCCGCCGCGTTCGGCACCCAGGGCAGCACCCAGCTCGGGGTGGGTCCGGGCGACACGGTGGTGTTCGTGCTGGACATCATGGAGAGCCTGCCGCCGGACTCCACGCTCTCCGGCACCATGACGCAGCCGCCGGCGACGATGCCGCAGGTCAAGGACAACGGCAAGGCCGCGGTGACGATCACCGTGCCGCCCGGGCAGGCGCCGCCGACCGAGCTCCAGCAGGCGGTGCTGATCAAGGGCGAGGGCAAGCAGGTCAAGGAGGGGCAGACCCTGGTGGTGCAGTACACCGGGGTGCTGTGGAGCAACGGCCAGCAGTTCGACTCCTCCTGGAGCCACGGCGGTGCGCAGGCGCTGCAGATCGGCACCGGCAGTGTGATCGAGGGCTGGGACAAGGGCCTGGTGGGCCAGAACGTCGGCAGCCGGGTCGAGCTCGTGGTGCCGCCGGCGCTCGGTTACAAGGACCAGGCGCAGGGCGCGGTGCCGCCGAACTCGACGCTGGTCTTCGTGATCGACATCCTGGAGGCCGTGTAG
- the pafA gene encoding Pup--protein ligase, translating into MDRRIFGLENEYGVTCTFRGQRRLSPDEVARYLFRRVVSWGRSSNVFLRNGARLYLDVGSHPEYATPECDDVTELVTHDKAGERILEGLLVDAERRLHEEGIAGDVYLFKNNTDSAGNSYGCHENYLVARHGEFSRLADVLIPFLVTRQLICGAGKVLQTPRGAVYCVSQRAEHIWEGVSSATTRSRPIINTRDEPHADAERYRRLHVIVGDSNMSETTTLLKVGSTDLVLRLIEAGVVMRDLTLENPIRAIREVSHDLTGTHQVRLANGREASALDIQEEYYTKALEFADRKGINTGTIARVLDLWGRTLEAVKTERLDDVATEIDWIMKYKLIERYREKHQMSMSNPRVAQIDLAYHDIHRRRGLFYLLQAKNQAQRVTTDLKTFEAKSIPPQTTRARLRGDFIRRAQEQRRDFTVDWVHLKLNDQAQRTVLCKDPFRSVDERVEKLIAGM; encoded by the coding sequence ATGGACCGCCGAATTTTCGGGCTGGAGAACGAGTACGGCGTCACCTGTACGTTCCGCGGGCAGCGCAGGCTGTCCCCGGACGAGGTGGCCCGGTACCTCTTCCGCCGCGTAGTCTCCTGGGGCCGCAGCAGCAACGTGTTCCTGCGCAACGGTGCCCGCCTGTACCTCGACGTGGGCTCCCACCCCGAGTACGCCACCCCCGAGTGCGACGACGTCACCGAGCTGGTGACGCACGACAAGGCGGGCGAGCGCATCCTTGAGGGCCTCCTGGTGGACGCCGAGCGGCGGCTGCACGAGGAGGGCATCGCCGGGGACGTCTACCTCTTCAAGAACAACACCGACTCGGCCGGCAACTCCTACGGCTGCCACGAGAACTACCTGGTGGCCCGGCACGGCGAGTTCTCCCGGCTGGCCGACGTGCTCATCCCGTTCCTGGTGACCCGCCAGCTGATCTGCGGCGCCGGCAAGGTGCTGCAGACCCCGCGCGGCGCGGTCTACTGCGTCAGCCAGCGGGCCGAGCACATCTGGGAGGGCGTCAGCTCGGCGACCACCCGCTCCCGTCCGATCATCAACACCCGGGACGAGCCGCACGCCGACGCCGAGCGGTACCGGCGGCTGCACGTGATCGTCGGCGACTCCAACATGTCCGAGACCACCACCCTGCTCAAGGTCGGCTCCACCGACCTGGTGCTCCGGCTGATCGAGGCCGGCGTGGTGATGCGCGACCTCACCCTGGAGAACCCGATCCGGGCGATCCGCGAGGTCAGCCACGACCTCACCGGGACCCACCAGGTCCGGCTGGCCAACGGCCGGGAGGCCAGCGCGCTGGACATCCAGGAGGAGTACTACACCAAGGCGCTGGAGTTCGCCGACCGCAAGGGCATCAACACCGGCACCATCGCCCGCGTCCTCGACCTGTGGGGCCGCACCCTGGAGGCGGTGAAGACCGAGCGGCTCGACGACGTGGCCACCGAGATCGACTGGATCATGAAGTACAAGCTCATCGAGCGCTACCGCGAGAAGCACCAGATGAGCATGAGCAACCCGCGGGTCGCCCAGATCGACCTCGCCTACCACGACATCCACCGCCGGCGCGGGCTGTTCTACCTGCTCCAGGCGAAGAACCAGGCGCAGCGGGTGACCACCGACCTCAAGACCTTCGAGGCCAAGTCGATCCCGCCGCAGACCACCCGGGCCCGGCTGCGCGGGGACTTCATCCGCCGGGCGCAGGAGCAGCGCCGCGACTTCACCGTCGACTGGGTGCACCTCAAGCTGAACGACCAGGCGCAGCGGACGGTGCTGTGCAAGGACCCGTTCCGGTCGGTCGACGAGAGGGTGGAGAAGCTCATCGCGGGGATGTGA
- the prcA gene encoding proteasome subunit alpha — MSTPFYVSPQQAMADRAEYARKGIARGRSVVVLTYADGIVFVAENTSRALHKVSEIYDKIAFAAVGRYNEFENLRIGGVRYADLRGYSYDRADVTARGLANVYAQTLGTIFSSVGEKPYEVELIVAEVGRTTEEDQIYRLTPDGSVVDEKNYVVVGGNADSIGNYLGQRHRGGLSLTDAVKVAVDSLARDPNGGSPRTLTPEQLEVAVLDRQRFQQRKFKRILGGQLARLLDGDESAETDDEEKPAATPPGDSDQ; from the coding sequence GTGTCGACACCGTTCTACGTCTCGCCCCAGCAGGCCATGGCGGACCGCGCCGAGTACGCCCGCAAGGGCATCGCACGCGGTCGCAGCGTGGTCGTGCTCACCTACGCCGACGGCATCGTCTTCGTCGCGGAGAACACCTCCCGGGCGCTCCACAAGGTCTCCGAGATCTACGACAAGATCGCCTTCGCGGCGGTCGGCCGCTACAACGAGTTCGAGAACCTGCGCATCGGCGGCGTCCGCTACGCCGACCTGCGCGGCTACTCCTACGACCGTGCGGACGTCACCGCCCGGGGCCTGGCCAACGTCTACGCCCAGACGCTCGGCACCATCTTCTCCTCCGTCGGCGAGAAGCCGTACGAGGTGGAGCTCATCGTGGCCGAGGTCGGCCGCACCACCGAAGAGGACCAGATCTACCGGCTCACCCCGGACGGCTCGGTCGTCGACGAGAAGAACTACGTGGTGGTCGGCGGCAACGCCGACTCCATCGGCAACTACCTCGGCCAGCGCCACCGCGGCGGGCTCTCGCTGACCGACGCGGTGAAGGTGGCCGTGGACTCGCTCGCCCGGGACCCCAACGGCGGCAGCCCGCGCACCCTCACCCCCGAGCAGCTGGAGGTGGCGGTGCTGGACCGCCAGCGCTTCCAGCAGCGCAAGTTCAAGCGGATCCTGGGCGGCCAGCTCGCCCGGCTGCTCGACGGCGACGAGTCCGCCGAGACCGACGACGAGGAGAAGCCGGCGGCCACCCCGCCGGGCGACTCCGACCAGTAG
- the prcB gene encoding proteasome subunit beta yields MEANIRGTGRLPAAFLTPGSSSFLDFLADHQPELIPGRRSLPEGIVQAPHGTTIVSVVFDGGVVLAGDRRATMGNVIAQRDMQKVFPADEYSAVGVAGTAGLAIEMVRLFQLELEHYEKIEGTVLSLEGKANRLTTMIRGNLGMAMQGLAVVPVFAGYDLDLGRGRIFTYDVTGGRSEERGFAATGSGSVFARGSLKKLYRDDLTAEQASTAVVQALYDAADDDSATGGPDLARRIFPIVSLITEDGFRRLTDEEVTEIVVSITEHRLNHPNGPQAPLL; encoded by the coding sequence GTGGAAGCCAACATCCGTGGCACCGGGCGTCTACCGGCTGCCTTCCTGACCCCGGGGTCCTCGTCGTTCCTCGACTTCCTGGCCGACCACCAGCCGGAGCTGATCCCGGGCCGGCGCAGCCTGCCCGAGGGCATCGTCCAGGCCCCGCACGGCACGACCATCGTCTCGGTGGTCTTCGACGGCGGTGTCGTCCTCGCGGGTGACCGCCGCGCCACGATGGGCAACGTGATCGCCCAGCGGGACATGCAGAAGGTCTTCCCGGCCGACGAGTACAGCGCGGTCGGCGTCGCCGGCACCGCCGGCCTCGCGATCGAGATGGTCCGGCTGTTCCAGTTGGAGCTGGAGCACTACGAGAAGATCGAGGGCACGGTGCTCTCCCTGGAGGGCAAGGCCAACCGGCTCACCACCATGATCCGGGGCAACCTGGGCATGGCGATGCAGGGCCTGGCCGTCGTCCCGGTCTTCGCCGGCTACGACCTCGACCTCGGCCGCGGCCGGATCTTCACCTACGACGTCACCGGCGGCCGCTCCGAGGAGCGCGGCTTCGCCGCCACCGGTTCCGGCTCGGTCTTCGCCCGCGGTTCGCTGAAGAAGCTCTACCGCGACGACCTGACGGCCGAGCAGGCCTCCACCGCGGTCGTCCAGGCCCTGTACGACGCGGCCGACGACGACTCCGCCACCGGCGGCCCGGACCTCGCCCGCAGGATCTTCCCGATCGTGTCGCTGATCACCGAGGACGGCTTCCGCCGGCTCACCGACGAAGAGGTCACCGAGATCGTCGTCTCCATCACCGAGCACCGCCTGAACCACCCCAACGGTCCGCAGGCCCCGCTGCTCTAG
- a CDS encoding ubiquitin-like protein Pup has protein sequence MASKDTGGGQQRANRSSEEVEEQAAEAQNSEELKERQEKLSDDVDAVLDEIDEVLESNAEDFVRQFVQKGGQ, from the coding sequence ATGGCGAGCAAGGACACCGGCGGCGGCCAGCAGCGGGCGAACCGCTCCTCCGAGGAGGTCGAGGAGCAGGCCGCGGAAGCGCAGAATTCCGAGGAGCTCAAGGAACGCCAGGAAAAGCTGAGCGACGACGTCGACGCGGTTCTGGACGAAATCGACGAGGTCCTGGAGTCGAACGCCGAGGATTTCGTGCGGCAGTTCGTGCAAAAGGGCGGGCAGTAA